One Dromiciops gliroides isolate mDroGli1 chromosome 3, mDroGli1.pri, whole genome shotgun sequence DNA segment encodes these proteins:
- the LOC122745767 gene encoding LOW QUALITY PROTEIN: guided entry of tail-anchored proteins factor CAMLG-like (The sequence of the model RefSeq protein was modified relative to this genomic sequence to represent the inferred CDS: inserted 1 base in 1 codon; deleted 2 bases in 1 codon): protein MEPLTVATGEDGPVGPPGXSENGDLSVSQRRAQLRRKKLLMNLEQRIDQIMGFHRSGSATEEVNRESKPRDTEKLNSLTAPAVSKRVALGDWTSTATVDHQGSITEIKGTQLVDKKDSLINPPESSNDGNLKLRHRKRDLTSETVQRSSQHGLDQYEAMKLRKQLISEKPNQEHGSTGEEFDTFRIFRLVGCSALLALGVRALVCKYLSIFAPFLTLQLAFMGLSKYFPKSEEKVKRTVLTAALLLSGIPAEVISRSKDTYSKMGAVFTDLCVYFFTFIFYHELLVWGGSEVP from the exons ATGGAGCCGTTGACCGTCGCTACTGGGGAAGATGGGCCGGTCGGACCCCCAG CTTCGGAGAACGGCGATCTGTCCGTTTCCCAGCGCCGGGCGCAGCTGAGGAGAAAGAAACTGCTGATGAACTTGGAGCAGCGAATCGACCAGATCATGGGCTTCCACAGGAGCGGGAGCGCCACGGAAGAAGTGAACAGAGAATCAAAGCCGCGTGACACTGAAAAGCTGAACTCCCTCACTGCTCCTGCAGTTTCAAAGCGAGTAGCGCTGGGTGATTGGACTAGCACAGCAACAGTGGACCACCAGGGCAGCATTACAGAAATCAAGGGAACCCAACTGGTAGATAAAAAGGACTCTTTGATCAATCCACCTGAGAGTAGCAATGATGGTAACCTTAAACTTCGTCATCGAAAAAGAGATCTCACAAGTGAAACTGTCCAGAGAAGCTCTCAGCACGGCTTAGACCAGTATGAAGCAATGAAGTTAAGAAAACAATTGATTAGTGAGAAACCTAATCAAGAGCATGGAAGTACAGGGGAAGAATTCGATACTTTTCGAATTTTCAGATTGGTGGGATGT TCTGCTCTGCTTGCCCTTGGAGTTCGGGCTCTTGTATGCAAATATTTGTCCATATTTGCTCCGTTTCTTACTTTGCAACTTGCATTCATGGGATTATCTAAATACTTCCCCAAAAGTGAAGAGAAGGTGAAGAGGACAGTACTAACTGCTGCACTTTTATTGTCTGGAATCCCAGCTGAAGTAATCAGTCGTTCCAAGGATACCTATAGCAAAATGGGAGCTGTTTTCACAGACCTTTGTGTCTACTTTTTCACTTTCATCTTCTACCATGAACTGCTTGTTTGGGGGGGCTCTGAAGTTCCATGA